The sequence AAATTATGCGGCACTCTCCTCAACTTGATGTGATATTCAGTGCACACAAGTGTTCAATTGTTGATCATGCGACACACACTACTGTAGCTTTtggcattgaggatcatggtctttacaaAGTTGTCGATACaagtgattctcttgagcatgccttccCAGCTAAATCATCTTCTATCAACAATCTCTGGCATCAGcgatatggtcacctgaacattcaCTACCTTGCTCAGCTTGTTCAAGAAGATTTATTACATGGCCTACTTGAAATTCAAACTAAGAATCAGTGAGTTTGTGAAGCTTGTCAAGCTCGGAAGCAACACAAGAcaccgttcaaggatggtgactcatggcaaGCCTCTAAGGTACTACAGTTGGTCCACGCTcatgtatgtggtccaatgaatacaCCTTATGTTACTGGGTGCAAGTATTTCTTgcattttgttgatgatttcagtcataaaatgtgggtgtactttcttagcaaaaatcagatgtgtttcctatatttcaaaaatttaaggccttagtagaaaaaaaGTCAGGTTGTACTATGATTACTCTTAGGTTTGAtaattgtggggggggggggggggggggaagtttTGTTCTATTGCTTTCTCCACTTTCAGTGATACACATGGAATAAAACgtcagttaaccacaccatacactCCTCAACAAAACAGCGTTGTTGAACATCGCAACCACACCATTACAGAAATGGCTAGGTCAACGTTGGAACACATaaatgttcctaagaaatattggGCAGAAGCAATATACACTGCAGTCTATCTCCTTAATCGGTCTCCCACACATGATGTTAAGGGGAAGACTCATGAGGAAGCCTGGACTGGTCGCAAACCTAGGAtaagtcatttgaaagtttttggattccaagagtcagaagctTATGTTTACAGGGTACAATGACAACCACAAGGCTTACCGACTGATTGATGTAGACACTAATTGTCTCATCTTCAATCGTGATGTTGTCTTTGATAAGAACAAGGACCTTTTCAGCTTTCCCCGTCTAAGAAGCATTCTAAGGATCAGCCTTTTAAGGCTTCTGATTTAGGTGTCCGTCTTCCATTTGGAAGGGATGATGCAGATTCTGAATTTGATGATGCACCACCTGAATTTTCTCTggatgatactaatcttccacctatTCCAAACCATGTTCCACCTCCAATTCCAATTATTCCTCATGCATTTGATGTTGGttcttctactctccggcctaaacgGTGGGCTATGACCATCGGCGATCTTTGTCCTGATGAGCTCATCAAGGGTAGATCATCCAGAAACAAGAGCAAACAACAGTCTATAGTCAATTtttctctcatggccaacattcatagtatttatgagcctcaaacatatgcaGAGGCAGAAGGGATTCTAGAGTGGGAATATGCAATGGACGCAGAATACCAGAGCCTTCTTAAAAACAAGACTCGGGTTCTCTCtgatcttcctccagggaagaagcccattaatTGCAAATGGTTGTATAAGGTCAagtatgaggagacttttgctcctaccaagatgagtacaattcgttttcttctcgctattgcagctccgtttggatggaaagtccatcaaatggatgttaagagtgccttcctcaatggtgagttacaagaagtctacatgacgcaacctttTGGTTTCAAGGTTGTCAACAAaaaacatcaagtatgtagactcatgaaagcactctatggactcaaacaggctcctcgagcgtggtacatcaagattgatgagtacttggttgctcatggttttcaGTGTAGCCCTTCTGACACTAATCCATATATCAAACACTCTGGTGATGAcgttctctttcttgttgtctatgttgatgacttgatcattattggTAGTTCAATACAATTGattgcaaaaatcaaacaagacctATGCAAGGTTTTtgacatgacagatttggggcttctccattattgtttaggtgttgaTGTTTGGTACactgatggtagcatttttatttctcaatctaagtatgccaAGAACTTGCTTGACAATgtttcgaatgcaggattgtaAACCTACTTCCATGCATATGGAGTCAGGACTAAAGTTGTCAAACAAGTCTGAATTTCCTCCTGTAGATGAAACAACATTCAAGCAATtggtgggcagtctcatctatcttactgctactAGGCCTGATCTCAACTTTGCAATGaactacatttcacgcttcatgacagcccccAAGGCTGCTCATTGGGTAGCAGcaaagcgtgtgctgcgttatatGAAGGGCACTTTTGATTATGGACGTCTTTACACTAGGAGTCACAATCCTAGACTCAGTggtttcacagattcagattgggtaggttcgGTTTATGACAGGAAATCAACATTTGGGTATGTGTTCAATTTGGGATCCGGTGCAATCACATGGACTAGCAAGATATAGCAGGCAATGGCTCTTTCCTCAACAAAAGTTGAGCATTGAGGAACagttaaggcagcttgtgaggTAGTTTGGCTTCAACGAATGCTTtaagacatgcaaatgtctcaagcagGTCCTACTCCCCTTTACtatgataatcagggagtgctcaaactagCCGAAAATCCGGTATTCCACAAGAGAACCAAGCATATTCAACTTCACTATCATTTCATTCGGAAGTTGGATGAAGACAGATCAACTTAGTTGTTGTATGTTTCGACAACGGATCAGACAACAAATATTCTCATCAAGTCTCTGAGCCcagacaagtttgtaaaatttagggggcaacttggtgtagttgatagattgatcattaagggagggtattagaataatattgtttattattaattaatggtcaattatgtaatgtgttgtaaatAATTAGTTCGTTTCCTTTTTCAATGGTTTCTTTTTGGAAACATCGAATTTGTAATTCTTTAAATGATCTCTCGATCATTTCATCTAATTCATTCAAGGTTTTACCAATTACTTGTTCGTAATAGTAATCACAGGGATTTGTTCCAAGTTCTTTGGTTTGCAGGTTGAGGAAGTCTATCTATCGCCTCAAGAAAGCCCCTTGGGGTTGGTATGATGGGTTCCTTCTCCCAACAAGATTCACCGAATGCCACTtagatccgaatgtctacattttgtgttAGGTTGTCTCTCATTTGCTTCTTGCTCTCTATGTTGATGACcagatcattacagggagtacatCATCCATCATTGATTGTGTCAAATGTTCTCAAGATTGAGATCACACAACCTTCCAAAATCACTACACGACCTTTCAAAATCACTTTTTCAACCCGTCTGCTCTTGATCTTTCAACTCAATTCCACATGGTTGATTGTAAGTtagcaccgactccctttctttacAGAGTCAAGCTTGAGACCAAGTAGTCATATACACACATGCCCCTCTCTGGGTGCGCATACCATCATATCTGTATCGGATACGGCTAGGATATGTGTTGGATACCATATCCAAACATGCCCAAAAAAGCACTAATTTTCCAGTCGTGTCAAAAACCTtgtgatttgatttgtttgatatgaaccttcataaacttaatttaaaaaacttcaatattgcaatttttttttttctatttatgtgatattttattttttgtttaaattaTTCTTTATCTAgttctttatattattatttttattttaatatatttaattataggtCCTAGTTTGTATATTTTTGTGTATATTgtaaattgataaatcaacttataattatttatgtaacAATTATGAGTCTATGTTGATTtcaaagtaatgaaaatctcctctaataacttagaaaattgtgttaaatatacatgtacatttttTTAATGAATGCCGTATCCAACCGTATCCATATTATGTGTCTTCAAAAATCGCTGTATCCATATCCGATACCATATCCATATTCGTATCCGTATCCATATCCATGCAACTTTGATCTTCTCATGTTTTTctgctttccattaggcctctagatcttgggtggctatctccataacAAAATCTTACACACCTTGTACTTTGTTACTTACAGAACTTAGGGCCTTTCTGCCCTAGTAAGTCTCATTTATAACTGAGTATTTTCTGAGCCTTAATGACCTGGTTTCGTTTATTCTATGTactttgttatttctttctttctagtcAATTCATTCAAATGAAGCCTGGCATAGGTAAGCTCTGCTAACTCAAAACAAAACCTAACTCTATTCATAATATACTTACAGAGATACTTGGAGAACCCAGCATATAAAATTATGTCTGAATCATATCTAGAGATCATAGAAGTTTCCAAACTTTAGCACGACCTTGCTGATCTGTAATGCTAATATATTATTTACAGCGGATTGTCACCTGTTTTTATCTTATCCTCTCCATTTTGTCTTATGATCTCACTTAAATATTTTATGATGGGGGACCATTCTCGTTTCAACAATCTGATgggaatattttattttcaaataaatttaGTGGCATGCCCTTCTCAAGTGATGAAGTCATCGAATGATTAACTTTTAGCATTGTAGCAGGCAGCATCTGTAATTTGTTCTACTTCTGCTGGTATAACAGAATAGATTTGACTAAATACTACTATAATTCTTTAAATTAAGCAAGGACTTGAATGTAAAGCAGACACAATAATTTGGTAATCACTGCAGCAAACTATTAGATTACTTACAGAAAATATGCTGAACGACGTTACCACCTCAAATGTATCAGGGCAAACGTGAAAATCACAGAAGGCTGATACAAGTGAACCCTGaaaaatacacatcaaacattAATTTCGGAAAAAGCTGTTAATATATTGAAAATATGAACATCAAATAGGGGCACATGCTACCTACTTGTAACTGCTATAGCAAATTGCTTGACGGATCACTTATAGTGCTCACTGACCAAAGTTCATCTCAGAATATCTGCATAAACAAGGAAAACCAGAACAAACATCAAACTAAACCAATAATTCAGAAACATGCTTTTTTAAGCATAGGAATTGCAAATCAGTACTATTCCTTCtagtaaaaaattaaaaatcaaattagaACAGTAAGATAAGGTTTCATGCCTGCGTGGCTTATTCTGGCGCTGGCCAAATTCATCATTTACAAGTTCTGCATAACACcatatattatttaattagttcCCAACTACTTTTAAAAGAAAGACATGAAATAAATATAACGGCACAAGAACACTTTCTTGAAACATTTCAAGCATACCTGATCTTGGAGTTGGCTTCCATGTGCTCTGGTGCTTGTTGCTGTCAGAATCCCTTCTGCAGTAGGTAGTCACAGAGTCAAATAATTCTTTATACATAGGTAGTGAATACACTAAATGAGATTTATATATAAAAGATTATGTAACAGTACACACATACCCGGCAGCCCCAAATGAAGCGGGTTGAGCAGTGTGCTGAGGATAATAACTACCATCAAGTGCTATATATGGAGAACAGTATGTGGCTCCAAGGGCACCAGCAGCTCCTAGAAGAGGCACCCTAAACCGAAAAAATGAAACCCTCATGTGCAGTCAATatcatgttcaaagagcaaaacatCCTCCCACAAACTTAGATACACTGAtgtagaatttgaaacaaatgGTTGAATTCCAAACCAAGTGCCCAACTAGATTAAAGATCATTcccttttatttttcatgtttcagACTCAACATCGAGTTATTCAACAACTACTGATGATAACCAGATACAAGTCATGTTTCTAATTAAAAACCAAGTTCCTGTTTGGTATACTGGATTTTACTGCAAAACTTTATAACTTTGTCCTTCTCGCAATACTTTATAACTTATGTCCTGTTTGGTATACTAGATTTTACTGCAAAACACTTATGTCCATCTCGCAATACTAAAtctatttaatattcaaaacaaaaCACCATATTACTCAACTCTTTGCATAATAGTTAATACGTATCAAATTATTGTTGGCACTCCTTTCTTCTATGATGTAATAAGAATTCAGTATTATAGTGCAAGGAAGTTTTTACAGACCATGTCATTTCAGTAGCTCCAAAACCAAGTTGAGGTTGAGCCACATATCCAGGTAGTGCCATACCAACAGCAGGAACCCCAAGCCCGGCATGATGCTGTCCTCCAAACTGCATAACTGATAATATCCATACCAAAATTGAATGTGATAATCTCTATGcattatgaaaagaaacaaaagatcCTCACATTATACAAATTGCAATGCAATGAATTCCAAGTATACTGACCTGGTAATAATGCCGGTGCACGTGGAAAGCTTTGCTCAGAGTGTGCCACAGGCATGCCACTTGTTCCTGTGATAGCCTGAGTGCTATTATACACATAAGAACTTCTTCCTACTCCTTGAGGATTGGGCCCACCCCTTGCCAATGCCACATTTTTTCCCTTATTTGAACTAGGTGGAGATGAAGCATTTCCAACTTCAGAGGTGCTAGGTCCCGAGGAAGATTGACTATTACCAGCTCTTTGTTGAGTTGGTTGCTGGGAATGAGCTCGTGACCCTGATTGCCCCTGGCTTTGGACTGATCTTGGATGAGCTGTAGGCTCCATTTTTGTGAAAGTGGGAACTTTATTAATTTGATGACCTGAATTGGTAGGATGATTAGTTGGCTGTCCCCCATTCATTGGACTCCTTCCTTGAATTTTGGACTGCTGATATTGAGGCAAATTAGTTGAAGAAGATTTTGAAGCTTGCTGGATATTGGTTGTCTGTTTCCCAGCACTTGAACGCAAGTTGGGATCAACTTGAGCCTGTGACTGTCCACGAACAGAAACAGAATTCTTGCCATTCCTTGAGGTAGTAGCAGTGTTTGAAatcctcatttcatcatctccaGTCACTGCTGAACTAGAAGTACTTCTAGTGGCACCTCCATATTGTGATTCCTTTTTCAAAGGTAATAGCACATTTTGATGTTGTGCACCAGATGGATAGAAAGGAGGTGATGCGGAACTCAAGCTCGAACCAACATGCTTCTTTGGATTCGTACCATCAATGTGTCCACTACTGGGCTGGGAAATAGTTTTACTTGATGTGCTATTTGGTAGAGTATCTGAAGCCTTCAATGCCCTATAAGAGGAAGGAGAAACATTACTACAGTGATACATATTCATTGTAAGTGTTAGAGACAAAACAAAATAAGAATACTCACTGTTTGCTTATTCCCACAGAACCATCTCCAGCATTTCTTACTTCAGCTTCCTTCCTCCTGGATCCTCTCCCCCTTCCACCACCTCTACGTACAAATGGAGCGGCACTATTATCTTCATAGGTTCTAGATCTATTACCTCTCCCTTGACCACGTCTGCCACCTCTACCTCTACCACGACCTCTGAAACGGCCTCGACCTCCCTTGCGTTGTCCCTGTAAAGCAAATTGTGACATATATCATATTCTATGGACAAAACCCACAACTGAGCAGGGATGGAAAATCAGATTTTCATCTTGTTTCTGCTTCAGGAAAATGCAAGCACAAGCTTGCCAAGAAAGCTATAGAACAAACAGTAGACATTGTATCGAAGAAGGAAGCAAGCACAGAAGGAAAAGAAATGTGAAAGGATAATTTATTGACCCCAATTTTATGGTGACGCATATAACCAGAGGGTCAAAACCAACTTTTGGGACAGCATTTAACAATAACCCACAGAACCAACAGCATCCAGGGCTgttaattttataaaaatatttaagtTGTACAAGCAGAAATTAGCTGAAAAATGCAAGAGATCTTTTCTCGGCCCCCCCTTCCAATTTTGACATCTGGAAATCAAGTTAATGCAATACATTCTACAGCATCAGGAGACTGGTACTGGTACTGGTATGAGGGACAGGAAAGGTACCACTACAGGATTTTCCAAAAAAATAGGAGACAGGTACTGTTACCAGCTGTTCCAACAATCCTCGTCCTTGTTTACTCATGCTCAGACTGCAGATTGTCAATC is a genomic window of Cryptomeria japonica chromosome 7, Sugi_1.0, whole genome shotgun sequence containing:
- the LOC131072357 gene encoding protein MLN51 homolog, with translation MASETTHLTDRRIEMGANDADYESDAEGGSLALALRRRQASDDEDEGEHSQLMVPPAYADDDSEGEGAPPPLEDEEEEEDEEEEEYEEDVVIVEEEEEGMRLLRRGGGEEGGELGVLKNVGDQGIAKDQVVEEEKKEAEPFAVPTAGAFYMHDDRFRDNGGARPRRSAGGRKLWEAKDDREWLHDRFEDINLQDDDEGQRKGGRGRFRGRGRGRGGRRGQGRGNRSRTYEDNSAAPFVRRGGGRGRGSRRKEAEVRNAGDGSVGISKQALKASDTLPNSTSSKTISQPSSGHIDGTNPKKHVGSSLSSASPPFYPSGAQHQNVLLPLKKESQYGGATRSTSSSAVTGDDEMRISNTATTSRNGKNSVSVRGQSQAQVDPNLRSSAGKQTTNIQQASKSSSTNLPQYQQSKIQGRSPMNGGQPTNHPTNSGHQINKVPTFTKMEPTAHPRSVQSQGQSGSRAHSQQPTQQRAGNSQSSSGPSTSEVGNASSPPSSNKGKNVALARGGPNPQGVGRSSYVYNSTQAITGTSGMPVAHSEQSFPRAPALLPVMQFGGQHHAGLGVPAVGMALPGYVAQPQLGFGATEMTWVPLLGAAGALGATYCSPYIALDGSYYPQHTAQPASFGAAGRDSDSNKHQSTWKPTPRSELVNDEFGQRQNKPRRYSEMNFGQ